Genomic DNA from Oryza sativa Japonica Group chromosome 5, ASM3414082v1:
GATTTATCTTGTCAAAAAAATGAATCTCAGTCATGTAATATTTATCATAATTTTAGTTTTTCCCGTGACAATGCACAAGCATTTTGAGTTAATTCTAATGTCTAAAATTGGATTTCATAAATAAAGGTTGTTTACTTCTTACATGAAACTTTTTATTTAACAATTGAGATATAAAATTATGTTTCATGTATGTGGGAATGTATTCTGCGTTTGTATTGATTTTGAACTTCAACTCTATCTTTTACATTATGGCAATATTAATTAACTGGACAATCAACTTAAAATTCTTAGGCTTCTCATCCATTATCGAATCTTGAGAAATCATATCCCTCATCCAAAATTGAGAGTTGTCAACATGTTTATGCACAAAGTTGAGCGAGTTTGTTATTTTGAGTTAGGATATATCATTTGAACATTTAActcttttggattttatttaaacGGTGCCCCTCTTTTCAACCGAACCcaaatttcccttttttttataaaaaaaaatactcagcACGTGATAGGAGGGTTGTgtttttacccttttttttttcccctataCGCGTCTCACCCAGTCGCCCGACCGGCCTCCTCTCCTGGCCACGGCGACGCCTCCTCCCCCGGCCACGCCGCGAATACCTTGGGTCTCTGCAATAGTCCAATACCGATCTGCGGCAGCTACTCTGCTCGTGGaggagagccgccgccggaaGCCGGAAGGCCGGGTAGCGCCATGGTGAGATCCCGAGAACCCTAATCCTCTCCGATGATTGGATTCGATGGATCTGGCGATCTAATTCgtgtttctttttcctttttttttggtggggggCGGTGGTTTAGTCGGCGCTATTCAACTTCAATTCGTTCCTGACCGTGGTGCTGCTGGTGATCTGCACCTGTACCTACATCAAGATCCAGTTCCCCGCCATCCTCAACGACCGCACCGGGTATTTTTTTCTTCGTTTCACTGTGAACTTCCTGATCTGCGCGATTTGTTCTTCTTTTTAGTCGTGGAGGCAAATAATCTAACCCGGAAAACTAAAACAGCGAGATGTATGAGAAAAATCTATGTCTTTACAGTGGAAATTGTGTCTTTCAGGCGCTGTATTAACATGAGACGGCTGTGTGCGCTGACAAAAATAAAGCTTATTATCGTGGATGAATTGCATATAGTTTGTTTGTGGACCGGATTCTCTACTAATGTGGTTTATAGTACCCTGCACGCAATTGAATTATTGTTCTTAGATGTTGTTCAGAATATATACAGATGTGTTTGTTAGTGCTAGTTATGCAGAAACTGAAAGTTTGCCTGTGCATGAATGGTTGTGGACAATAAAGTAACTTAGCTTTGGTGACTCCAACTTGATTTGGGCATGATTGATCTGTGCAAGAAACCAGTCAAATCAATCACCAACTTATATGCCATGAATCATGATAATACCATGTGCTAACTGTTGTTTGAAACAGTTAGTGACAACTGTACTTGTCACTGTGTTTACAATTTGTTCTTAACCCTTATTTGAAATGCCAAATGGCCAATGGATCTTGTTGCTTTAATAAAGCAGAACTGTGGAAGGATATCTGTTACCATGTAATGTAATAAGCTGATATATTCCTTTTTGTACTTGAATTTCTCCACAGATTCCGTGGTTTCTTTTGGAAAGCAGCCAGAATAGGTACGagtccttttcttcttccagcTCGAATAGCACCACCTATCTTGTTTCCATTTTGCTAATATCTCCTGCATGTTGAACGGTCATTTCATTTTTCACTCTGCACCATTGGGCACTAGATTTTTTGTTGGTATATATATTATCGAACATAGTTTCGTCTATCAACCTCAACTGTAAATGTTCACTCATTCAAATTGTCAGCACCTAAGTTCATTATTTGGTGTTTAGCTGAGCTCTTAATTTCAGCATAGGCTTATTATATTATCTATAGAATAATGGTATATAATACTTTTCTATTTAGATaattttaaaacaaaacaaGTAAACGAAAATAAATCTGAATCATCTCAAATTTCTGTAGAAGAATGTTCATAAATAcattgttttcttttattttgtcaGATAGCTATTATTTAACTATCATGAAAGTCAGTAGTCTTAATTTCTCAAAGAAAAGCAGCCCTCCTGTGATTATGTTTGAGATCTTCAATTGCCATTTTTTTTCAGCTGTGGAGTTCTCGTGAAAATTTGCTATCATGGTATGCTTAAACTATTTAGCAAAAAGATCCTGGTTAGATATGCGTTGCTTTATTGTCATGGTCCTCATGGTCAATTCAATAATATCTCTGTTAGGCACATAATGGCCACTTTAATCTTAAAAAACATGGTGTCCTTAGAGATCTATATGGAATGAAGGATAGTGAAAGTTTACAAAACATTTAGTGATGATAATTGGAATTTGAAGTCTGACGGTGCAGCATTTCTTTCTTCGTTCAAAGTCTAATGGACCTGCTCATGGATGATATCACATTAATACTAAAGATATGCTGACTATCAGCCTTGATGATCAGTAGTTATTCAACCAATGTTTTTATCACCTGCTCCTTTTGGAACTTTACTTGAAAGCAAATAGTTCCTATCAGATTTCTTACCACTTCCTGGTTATTTATCTTGAATGGTTCTTTTCCTATTTGTATTGAACTTGATTAACTTGGACAAATGAATTTTTATAATTCTATTAAGGCCAAAGTTACTCAGTGAGAATCAACTATAACTTATTAACTGCAGCTAAATATATATTGGTGGAAACATTTCTGTTTTGTAACTATAATTCCATTGTCACTAAGAAATTCAGGAACTGCTGCTAGTTCATATTGTGAATGTTTTTCCACATCTGGATCTCATTTATTGGGTTTTCAACTGTTTATATGTAAAATTGTAAACATGGTTGTCCAAACTGATAGTTATGTGCTGTGGGCTGTGGCGCAAGGCCCGGTAAAGCTTTGTGACAGACATGGCTCTGAAGACCATGTGGTTATTGTAGACCTCAAGTTAATTAATTGAAAAGCCAGTTCTTTAGATATTTCATAATTTGGTACACAATCATGTCAATTACATTATTTTTGTACAGTGATAAAGTTTCTTCATCAGTTCATTGTTAAAAATCCACCCATCTTTCTATCATCCCACTATCTACTAAGAAAGAATTCTGGCCAAAGAGTTCTATTTAATCTATCTCTCGATCAACTTGTCAGCCTTGAAGCCTTGTCATTGCCACAGTTGGGCAAGATCTCTACTAGCATCATGACCATAGTGTGTGCATAAACCCTTTGTCTTTGCCTGCTTGCCCAACTACACAGCATTTTACCAGAGCCACGTTCATGAGGGATTATTTCATTTGATTGTCTGGTTATTAACATATATGTTGTATGTGCAAGTTTTTCAATTACTCAACAGTGAGATAATGTTGCCAAATAACATggtattatatatttatttaatgcATCATTTGTTTCCTAGGCATTTGGAATTCATCTTTTGTTGGTTTTTCTTTATCAGGTGAACGCTTAAGCCCGTGGGTAGCTCTTGGGTGCTTTGCCATGGGGATATCCACTATTTTCTTCTGAGGCCTTCATGATTTTAATCCAGGCTGCAGAAGATTTGTAGGAAGAACAGTGTGATTATTATTGCATTGTTTTTTGTGTTTTTGGAGGAGCTTTTGTTTCAATTTTAGCTGGGATGTGGAGATACGAGTCTGGCAAGTGCCAGTTGTTACTCTCAGGGTGGTGCCCTTGTCAGGAAAGAAGTGATACTATGGTTGCACCATTTAATGGTTATGTTGTGTATTGAACTGTTTATGTGCACATGGCATGTTCAGAAAATGCTTAAATGCTCCTAACAGGATATTGCTATTTCTCAGATTCTGCTTAATGCTATATGGATGCGCAGGTTTGCTGCACTGTCAGCATAATTGAGCAGTTAAATGTACTAGATAAGATGTACTTCAAGCTGATCGTTTGTCTATATACCCTAGGCACAACCAATGTGCATGTGTGATTTTGTCAAGGATGCACCATTGAGCATGTGTGGTTTTTTGTCAATGCGCACAGCCCCGACCTTGGTTATAGGGCAAGGTCAGAGAAGATATGGTCATCCATGTTTCTTAGTGACAGGCTGGGTGGATGGAATGAGCTGCTCCAATTTTTCTTTAGGGTGGATGGATGAGAATGGATAGAATAAGAATAATATACtagtattaattaataataacaCAATTtattaattacttcctccgtttcataatgtaagttattctagcatttcctatattcatattggtgttaatgaatctatacctagattcattaacaccaatataaatgtgggaaatgctagaatgacttacattgtagaGGAGTAGGGTGAAATACAtggccggtccttaaacttgtgggGGTAGTATCACTTAGGTACATAAACTTGAAAATTATACGTTTAGGTCCGTAAACTTGGTATAATGTACCACTTCTGGTCTAATCGTTATTTGACTATGTTTGACCGCCAACGTGGTATGCCATGTAGGCAGGACTTTTATGCTCAGCCCCCTCCGCATATACCTTCGCACGTAACTTGCCCTGACCAGTGCATTTCAATCCAAATCTCCCAAAATATCCCTaaatcggctagggtttcgacgGTGAGGTTAGTGGAAGGTGTTGATCAAGTGCCCGTAATGCAAGGATAAGGCCATTTTGGAGCGTGGAGCAATGGCAATTGCTAATCGAGACCTCATTTTCTATACATGCAAGGAGAAAAATAAGAGGGAAAAACGATTTGAGGATTTTTTTGGGGTGATTCTAGTGTCACTATATAGCTACTAGGAGATATATGCGACGTGTTGTGATGTAAAGGGGGTTGAGAGCAAAAGTGTTGtctacgtggcatgccacattgACAGTCAAACACAGTCAAAAGATGTTTGGACTGGGGgtggtacattaaaccaagttaaCAGACCTAAACATGTAATTTTCAAGTTTacggacctaagtgacaccaccACACAAGTTTAGGGATCGACATGTATTTCACTCTATTAATTATCATTAATCTTACCGCAAGTAATActaactaataacaaaacatacTAATTAAGTAATTTTCACtaattagttactccctcctttccttGGTATAGGGCGCAACTGGTTTTTTTAATTGTACCAGAATATAGGGTGTCCTTGCACATGCACTTGCACGCGAAGCGGCATTCATGCAAAAGGCTCTCAATGTGTGGAGTTAGCTCTTCTTTCTTGCGTTGCGagagctgcatgcatgcaaaggcCGACGCACATGGGCGGAGCGAAGCATTGCATGCGTCACCCCTGAGAAAATCAGTTAAGCCTCCTTGGTATTGACGTTTGGAGTAGTTGCGCCCTATAttaaggaacggagggagtataaatgaTCTTTGGTTAGCGTATGTGGATGGCCTTATCCGGCCAATTTGTTCGGGTTCAAGTGTTCAACATCCAACATATTTGATAATATTCTCATGAAGACCTGTCTCATCCCTCGCTTGCCCGTATCAAATAGAAAGGTGGTAATCATCTCCCAGTCCTACCTACGATATTCACCCTCACAGTCTCATATGAAGCCTTCTTTAAACCAGTTCATTTTGTTAAACCATTTCATTTTGCCTCTTAAGTAGTTTTGGCAGTGATTTCATACTTAGTAGGAGGGGGAGGAATTAGGGGGCTGACATCCTCGCTACACAAACCATGTTGCCCGTAGTCGTTGTTGATGGCAACTAGAGCACCCATGAGTTGTAGGCCGTCATCATTGATAAGGTTGGAAGTTGTGTTGTAGTATATCTTAGCCTCGCTCCCATGCTCGCATTGAACGTGTTACATGCCCTTAGAGAAAAGGACCGACCTAGCCCTATCGCTACTCGTGATGGCTCAGGCTACTACATCCTCATCGTCATTCGCTAGTCCAACTCACGCTGCAAGTACATCCTCATCATCATTCGCCAGTCCAACTCACGCTGCAAGAAGAAGCCTGTAGCTACGACAACGAATATGATGCCAAGGGAGAGGACTATCTTTAAACACCTCTAGTCGACGGATTTGGTCTCTCTAGCCTAgtcatctccccctccccctaaCCATCATGAAAATGCCAGAGGTGGAGCTCGAGCTCTAACTTGACATGGAGGTCGTCGACGAGGAGCGAAGGAAGACTGCCATGGTGGAGGAGACGGGCTAGCATGCGACAGTACCAAAGACCATTTTCTACGATAGGAGGGTAGTCATCTTCGAGGAAGAGAGGTGGGTTGGCCACCAATCTCATTGCCTAGTGCCCACCTTTTCGTCGTTGACCgatgagagagagggaagagaggCTAAATCAATCAAAACCATTTGGATAGATAAAATAAATCGATTTTTTATAGGTGAGTAAGTCTTCATATCCGATTTAGGTTGAGGGAGGAAAATCGGAGTCAGGGcatctgttgacagaaaacacgaggcctgggagatctgcttaactccagtgcaggtccaaagctcgccttcgggtgtgctagcgtgccagttgatttgatcttgtaatcaacaagaaatagaagcaaagaaaccgcggttaaatctataaatgatagccgatcggctaggcgccgatgacatatcatttatctttgagccgatgtcatatgtgaatcgatcggcagttgtAAATAGacaataaagaactaaatctattcgatcggctgtagatatttccaatatatagttcttatatcgatatatacttaaatcaagtgattgggatagatcggtcgccatgccgagacagtataaatcacttagatcgaaatatatattactaacaggactatatatgtttatagcatagccgatcagatagatctagcatatatcggctaatactccgatactactctatcaggatattaaaacaggtataatatatcaaacaaaggcctaatatacttagatACAGCAATATCTTggcataaagggcagatttaacatgtcaatgaagcatatagagcaaatatagttaaatcagataagatcggctgaaactccgatgctaccctaatcggcaaccagaaggcaggctagagattgatattctaagcacgacttaatagatcaaactcaactgatgcaacattaagtatgaaaagaagaacaatatctagacaatcaagccactggaagtttcatagagtggtagatatcttatataatctgaaTCAACGtcaaaatctaacctaatcggctgccctcttcgatagatgttagccgattgtagattagatagcgatattgccagagattatgtaagatatatgataactcgacgaattacataaacaagattagagtgtcataaagatagaagcactaatcccgagaatacAAGCCGTCATaataagttttacctcttgctgaagatcgaaaccgatgcagctcaacccgaaagcaagaactcgtcgaaacaaaactaaagcaaaagggtggcgatgcaccgaaattgtattgaacgtgtgtgttaaaagttacatagggctcgggtctatttatacccgagaattacaagatatgtccataacggacacgactactatctctaacaaactctaagataccataagtctttgcggcagacttttgcccaagcgTATCTCTAAGGagattacataaaacatcctaattaatagatacaattgccttctcaggactctatccatgtgcggcaatcaccttgaaATGCCTCAATTCAACCCGATATCATACATCAAGTtgcattgtcggaatcggctacatcggcttacctagtccgactcagacccagccgatcctaatcgtagccgatctggactccagccgattcctgctctgttttcgaactcgatctccgcctccgacttcgcttcgatctaatcttctttcttGACGccgatgttaccaaatttggttgttaacacatggcccccaagtccggaatatttggtaatgtttcggatttgctgtAAATCGACTCCAAGCAAGTTTCGCACTTTGCTGTTTTCCGACCGTTACTGCCGTGCTTTAAATATTAACCATCACCCTcgagaaatctcacaccgtgacttccgttttcaccgctcaagcgaaactttgtcctctctctctccggcgactCCTCCGATGCAAAAGCGAATTCCAGGCGACTTCATCTTCGGCGAGATTTCCGCCCGCAGCGATGTCGTCCTCCACCAACCCATCTGATGCGCCATCAGCTgagtacgctgaggtaagtCTTCGTCGGCTAGATCCCCTTTCTTAGCAGCAGATCGATTTTCTCTTATCTTATATCGCTCTCTTTTCCTCGGTTGTTTTGGATTTGTAGCATCTCTCCAACCTAGTCGCGATTCCCAGCCTTTCGCACAAAAACCACTATTTTCTtggcccaatcggcaatctCGACCCCACTGATTTCATCATCGGTGAAACCAACCGGATCCCCTTTAGACTAGCCAACCCTAACCtgggtcactggaagaataccttcaagtcttggccatctcttgaAAAACCTACTCCTGATAAGAGCTGGATCACCTGGTACCAATGCGTATCGGCTAGTAAGAAAGTTCACTGGGATAagattggaatcggccaagcgctTGCTCTCACCATAGCCAATTCTGCTAAGGATGAACCTCTGATGACTGCCGCCATCTACttctggtccaacaccatcaatgctttcttattcaaccaagggctGATGACTCCAACTTTAATCGGCATTACCATGATTACTAGATTAGATGTaacttcatcggctaaccctatgagtatgaacaccaagaaccaatttgacttcaagaccaaaagtataggtggctggtctggctatgtggcggcatatatgggccaaggaTCTGTTACTCCTCGAGAGCATGTAGCTTTCTTGCTCATGTGGTTGGAAAAGTTCCTCTTCTGTGGATCCAGttgtggccctacaaccaactggcagttTGTAGCCGAAGCCTTAGAATCAAAGAAAGAATTTCCTTTGGGCCAAATCCTTCTCGGCTATCTGTAccaaatgttgaacaatgcatcggctaaaATAGCCGTCGGCTCAATAGTTGGAGCAGGTGAACCATGGTGGCTGTTgcaaacttggttaaacctgatagtcatgaaggttgtcaatcggCCCTCTGTAATAGAAGCTGAATTCCCATTGCCAGAGCCAATTGTGGAAGATGACGGAGAAGAGCGCACCCATCGcagatgcatgtcatatggagaatatgcatccacaccaaccgATGCTGGAGCGAAGCTATCGGCTGAGCTGCTCAAGGACTGGTTCTGCAGATTCTACGAAGGTTTTAAGAAAGATGCACGAATCTGGTTTCCTTATGAAGACTCAGCAGACCTTGAACTTCCATCagactttagatttgaagacattaatcatgaaaaattccaaaaatccagAGAAGTTCTTatagctgcaatcagcccatgcatccttcctgtcggcATTCATCAAGGGAGAAACATCCAAGTCTCCTACGAGTTTTATCACCCAATGAGCTCGGCCAGACAACTTGGattgggccaactcccaatcggcttattctttgccgacAAGATTCAGTGCCGAGGACAAATCACATCCACTCTAATGATGGATCGACTACTTAACCTACCAGGACCCCCTCTGGGTAGCATTGATAATATTGAGTTGGCAGGatttagaagcaaaaactttgacagatggtggggtgaatggaagctgcatctatttcatcaatcggcttcaatgtatatgacagatctaTTCCCTGACGTCATACCCCAGGTAAACTTTGTCATTACTAAATTGCATAATCAATTAGCCGATTCATTACTTGACTAATCTTTTGCTCCtgttttgcagacaacagagtCCTCCCCTCCTCATCAAAGTAACAATGGCAAGAACATCGAATATGCTTTAGGTCTAATTCCGAATGGATGTGGATTATCTCCCCCTGTTATCGGCtaccatgcccccaagacttcaactCTCCTTCACAGCCTAACCAGggaaccagccgatgcaggcaagaaaagaaaaaccagatCATCGGCCGTGAGTACCTTGGCCTTagctccaaagaaaa
This window encodes:
- the LOC4338222 gene encoding uncharacterized protein; translated protein: MSALFNFNSFLTVVLLVICTCTYIKIQFPAILNDRTGFRGFFWKAARIGERLSPWVALGCFAMGISTIFF